A region from the Natronomonas salsuginis genome encodes:
- a CDS encoding EamA family transporter, translating to MQYLWYALVALLAYTLVAPLTKLATQEIPSDTVAFVTNGMLAVSALALVIATDRPVASALTHEHAPYMYAAGICLTVGIIAYYRALAAGPVSVVVPIFGLFLVASSVVGIAFLDETLTARKIAGVALALVAVFLTTFEG from the coding sequence ATGCAGTATCTCTGGTACGCGCTGGTCGCCCTCCTCGCCTACACGCTGGTCGCGCCGCTGACGAAGCTCGCGACCCAAGAGATCCCCTCGGACACCGTCGCGTTCGTGACGAACGGGATGCTCGCGGTCTCCGCGCTCGCGCTCGTGATCGCGACGGATCGGCCGGTCGCGTCGGCGTTGACCCACGAGCACGCCCCCTATATGTACGCCGCCGGAATCTGTCTCACCGTCGGAATCATCGCGTACTATCGGGCGCTCGCTGCCGGACCGGTCAGCGTCGTCGTGCCGATCTTCGGACTGTTCTTGGTCGCCAGTTCCGTCGTCGGAATCGCCTTTCTCGACGAGACCCTGACCGCCCGAAAGATCGCCGGAGTCGCCCTCGCGCTCGTCGCGGTCTTTTTGACGACGTTCGAGGGGTAG
- a CDS encoding long-chain fatty acid--CoA ligase — MPGGTDQTLRPFLWRAANLYPDREIVSRTHNGIERYTYSEYDDRTAQLANALDKYGIEEGDRVGTFCWNHHRHFETYFSVPSIGAQLHTINPLLPDEHIQYIVDNADDQLIFVDPSLAPKLAGAAADAPEFDGVDFVVMGETAVDAIDATPYEEFVGEHSTEYDWPQLSEDQPAGMCYTSGTTGNPKGVEYTQQMLWSHTMTTLSPHGIPMNDDDVVMPVVPMFHVNAWGMPFTATAAGSKHVYPGPSPNPEDLAMLIEEEGVTITSGVPTVWLGLMDYAEDNDLDLSSLDTVIVGGSAAPESMIRWFDDRDVELLHAWGMTEMSPIGSAAHLKHNLEDADYETQLEHRSKQGILVPGLEMRVVDEDGNEAAWDGEEFGELWIRGPSVTTEYFKRPDANEKDFEDGWLKTGDVVTVDEEGYIKIVDRAKDVIKSGGEWISSVELENAIMAHDDVAEAAVVGVPHEKWQERPVAFVVPTERADEATLDDEIMALLREEYPKWWLPDAIEYIDEIPKTATGKFSKKDIRESYTDESLLDGSVPEDAAPGEE; from the coding sequence ATGCCAGGAGGAACAGACCAGACGTTGCGGCCGTTCTTGTGGCGTGCGGCAAATCTCTATCCGGACCGCGAGATCGTCTCGCGAACCCACAACGGGATCGAGCGCTACACGTACAGCGAGTACGACGACCGGACGGCGCAGTTGGCAAACGCCCTCGACAAGTACGGCATCGAGGAGGGCGACCGAGTCGGGACGTTCTGTTGGAACCACCACCGTCACTTCGAGACGTACTTTTCGGTCCCCTCGATCGGCGCGCAGCTGCACACGATCAACCCGCTGTTGCCCGACGAGCACATCCAGTACATCGTCGATAACGCCGACGATCAGCTGATCTTCGTCGACCCGTCGCTCGCGCCGAAACTCGCCGGGGCGGCGGCCGACGCGCCGGAGTTCGACGGCGTCGACTTCGTCGTCATGGGCGAAACGGCGGTCGACGCGATCGACGCGACCCCCTACGAGGAGTTCGTCGGCGAGCACTCGACCGAGTACGACTGGCCGCAACTCTCTGAGGACCAGCCGGCCGGCATGTGTTACACCTCCGGGACGACCGGCAACCCGAAGGGCGTCGAGTACACCCAGCAGATGCTGTGGAGCCACACGATGACCACCCTCTCGCCGCACGGGATCCCGATGAACGACGACGACGTCGTCATGCCCGTCGTCCCAATGTTCCACGTCAACGCGTGGGGGATGCCCTTCACCGCGACGGCCGCCGGATCGAAGCACGTCTACCCCGGCCCGTCGCCGAACCCCGAGGACCTCGCGATGCTCATCGAAGAGGAAGGCGTCACCATCACCTCCGGCGTCCCGACCGTCTGGCTCGGCCTCATGGACTACGCCGAGGACAACGATCTCGATCTCTCCTCGCTCGATACCGTCATCGTCGGCGGCTCCGCGGCTCCTGAATCGATGATCCGCTGGTTCGACGACCGCGACGTCGAACTCCTCCACGCGTGGGGGATGACTGAGATGTCGCCGATCGGCTCGGCGGCGCACCTCAAACACAACCTCGAGGACGCCGACTACGAGACCCAGCTCGAACACCGATCCAAGCAGGGGATCCTCGTTCCCGGCCTCGAGATGCGCGTCGTCGACGAGGACGGCAACGAGGCCGCCTGGGACGGCGAGGAGTTCGGCGAACTGTGGATCCGCGGCCCCTCGGTCACCACCGAGTACTTCAAACGCCCCGACGCCAACGAGAAGGACTTCGAGGACGGCTGGCTGAAGACCGGCGACGTCGTCACGGTCGACGAGGAGGGGTACATCAAGATCGTCGACCGCGCGAAGGACGTCATCAAATCCGGCGGCGAGTGGATCTCTTCGGTCGAACTCGAGAACGCGATCATGGCGCACGACGACGTCGCCGAAGCGGCCGTCGTCGGCGTTCCCCACGAGAAGTGGCAGGAACGACCGGTCGCGTTCGTCGTTCCGACGGAGCGCGCCGACGAGGCGACGCTCGACGACGAGATCATGGCCCTCCTGCGCGAGGAGTACCCCAAGTGGTGGCTCCCGGACGCCATCGAGTACATCGACGAGATTCCCAAGACCGCGACGGGCAAGTTCTCGAAGAAAGACATTCGCGAGAGCTACACCGACGAGTCGCTACTCGACGGCTCCG
- the hisF gene encoding imidazole glycerol phosphate synthase subunit HisF, which translates to MTLTKRIIPCIDVDLDDDGNAAVYTGVNFENLEYTGDPVELAKKYNEAGADEFVFLDITASAEGRETMLDTVSAVADECFIPLTVGGGIRTKADIKETLRAGADKVSINTGAIERPELIEEGAAAFGSQCVVISVDARRRFDGDGEYYAEVDGESCWFECTVKGGREGTGIDVVEWARESADRGAGELFVNSIDADGTKDGYDIPLTKAVCDNVSTPVIASSGCGSPAHMEEVFSEAGADAALAASIFHFEEYSVDEVKRYLAELGIPMRL; encoded by the coding sequence ATGACGCTCACGAAACGGATCATCCCCTGCATCGACGTCGATCTCGACGACGACGGGAACGCGGCCGTCTACACCGGTGTCAACTTCGAGAACCTCGAGTACACGGGCGATCCCGTCGAACTCGCGAAAAAGTACAACGAGGCGGGCGCCGACGAGTTCGTCTTTCTCGATATCACCGCGTCGGCGGAGGGGCGGGAGACTATGCTCGACACCGTCTCGGCGGTCGCAGACGAGTGTTTCATCCCGCTGACGGTCGGCGGCGGCATCCGAACGAAAGCCGACATCAAGGAGACGCTCCGCGCCGGCGCGGACAAGGTGTCGATCAACACCGGAGCGATCGAGCGCCCCGAACTGATCGAGGAGGGCGCGGCGGCGTTCGGCAGCCAGTGTGTCGTCATCTCCGTCGACGCTCGCCGGCGGTTCGACGGGGACGGCGAGTACTACGCCGAGGTCGACGGGGAGTCCTGCTGGTTCGAGTGCACCGTCAAAGGGGGTCGGGAGGGAACCGGTATCGATGTCGTCGAGTGGGCCCGAGAGTCGGCCGACCGCGGTGCCGGCGAACTGTTCGTCAACTCGATCGACGCCGACGGGACGAAGGACGGCTACGACATCCCTCTCACGAAGGCGGTCTGCGACAACGTCTCGACGCCCGTCATCGCCTCCTCGGGGTGCGGATCACCGGCGCACATGGAGGAGGTGTTCAGCGAGGCGGGCGCTGACGCCGCGCTCGCCGCATCGATCTTCCATTTCGAGGAGTACTCCGTCGACGAAGTGAAACGATACCTCGCCGAGCTGGGAATCCCGATGCGCCTGTGA
- a CDS encoding thioredoxin family protein, with translation MALESEPDVLEYNERAPDFELVGTDERTYSLGDFDDYDALLIVFTCNHCPYAKAKFETMNEIAAGYDGVAVVGINPNDDTEYPEDSFETMIEYVERGEIDITAYLRDETGDVARAYGAVCTPDPFLLRNDDDIFRLAYHGRFDDALNPDDEPSGEPGLDMRDAIDSVLAGETPEVTFEPSRGCSIKRRE, from the coding sequence ATGGCACTCGAATCCGAACCGGACGTGTTGGAGTACAATGAACGCGCGCCGGACTTCGAACTCGTGGGAACCGACGAACGGACGTACTCGCTCGGTGACTTCGACGATTACGACGCGCTCTTGATCGTCTTCACGTGTAACCACTGCCCGTACGCGAAGGCGAAGTTCGAGACGATGAACGAGATCGCTGCCGGGTACGACGGGGTCGCCGTCGTCGGCATCAATCCCAACGACGACACCGAGTATCCGGAGGACTCCTTCGAGACGATGATCGAGTACGTCGAGCGCGGGGAGATCGACATCACGGCGTACCTCCGAGACGAGACGGGCGATGTAGCGCGTGCGTACGGCGCGGTCTGTACGCCCGACCCGTTCTTGCTTCGCAACGACGATGATATCTTCCGGCTGGCGTACCACGGCCGGTTCGACGACGCGTTGAACCCGGACGACGAGCCGTCGGGCGAGCCGGGACTGGACATGCGCGACGCGATCGACTCCGTCCTCGCCGGTGAGACGCCCGAGGTGACCTTCGAGCCGTCGCGCGGCTGTTCGATCAAGCGACGCGAGTGA
- a CDS encoding O-methyltransferase: protein MAVPDAVEAFAATVGPEPDEVLVEMDRRAEETGFPTVGPAIGGWLQQLAGLLGAKRVFEFGSGFGYSAYWFLRGMNESGQIVLTEIDSEELDDARRNLERGGVAGRARFEHGDAIEIIDEYDGPFDIALIDNEKRRYTEAFEAIRSKIPIGGIVVADNAVRGPFEFEALSALVDDVDADGIDDPNVGAARGVAAYLDHVRSADAFETTLLPLGEGLAVSRRVA from the coding sequence ATGGCCGTTCCCGACGCCGTTGAAGCATTCGCCGCGACCGTTGGTCCCGAACCGGACGAGGTCCTCGTGGAGATGGATCGGCGCGCCGAGGAAACCGGCTTTCCGACCGTCGGTCCCGCGATCGGCGGCTGGCTCCAACAGCTCGCCGGCCTGCTCGGTGCCAAGCGGGTCTTCGAGTTCGGCTCCGGCTTCGGTTACTCGGCGTACTGGTTCCTCCGCGGAATGAACGAATCCGGACAGATCGTGCTTACGGAGATCGACTCCGAGGAGCTCGACGACGCCCGACGCAACCTCGAGCGTGGCGGGGTCGCCGGGCGAGCCCGATTCGAACACGGCGATGCGATCGAGATCATCGACGAGTACGATGGGCCGTTCGACATCGCGTTGATCGACAACGAGAAGCGCCGGTACACGGAGGCGTTCGAGGCCATCAGATCGAAGATACCGATCGGCGGGATCGTGGTCGCCGACAACGCGGTTCGCGGCCCCTTCGAGTTCGAGGCGCTTTCGGCGTTGGTCGACGATGTCGATGCCGACGGGATCGACGATCCGAACGTCGGCGCGGCGCGAGGGGTCGCCGCGTATCTCGATCACGTCCGGTCGGCAGACGCGTTCGAGACCACGCTTTTGCCCCTCGGAGAAGGGCTCGCGGTCAGCCGGCGCGTGGCCTGA